From Vibrio splendidus, a single genomic window includes:
- the csrD gene encoding RNase E specificity factor CsrD, whose product MRYTPTLKLSTRLVAFVTVIVISAMFILFIGGTLSFKRIGQEYLDHYLVGIVDVVDKEMEDPDAAYSMQRWMPKMLQASNIVEMKLSNQTGIVYRFKDTSPQIDPNRLYERSFILERNEGYRIEFKALPPYIGYSYSMEAMWSITLAVALILFCLARGVRWLKEQLMGSEILEERGRMILAGQVEAHAKGDELEWPYTASEALDVLIEELQDARQERSRFDTFIRTHTFLDKLTGTANRVLFDNKLESALHESGARGGVLLIRIDEWEQVRDANDKQITDGFIIEVGEVLSNIVQRYPDVIFSRYYDADFAVFIPHQGAKDIATLAAQCLRQLDKITPPEPLDSDNWCHIGVTMYTEGERHSQIMDETETALKSAQLERINNWSRYPKQNTNELDRGSVRWRTLLDKALLPENLVIFAQRCYLMPESGQANELHREIFTRIQDPDKGLLKSSRFMPAVEQVGYQAQMDQSVLKVLLKSLKESTQPLNYSVNLNVTPFANKQHFKWFRSELLQLSAQHRSQLAFEFPEGHLIAHLDYMRPVAKMLRGLGCKVVVGQAGRTIVSTHYIKDLKVNYIKLHRSLIKKIDQRHENQLFVRSLIGACGDSPTQVIAVGVETKQEKNTLIELGINGYQGRYFDEEQQIIPLPNQAEKVAKAESVVKVGRRNRWRKSSS is encoded by the coding sequence ATGAGATATACCCCGACACTAAAATTGAGCACTCGATTGGTCGCATTTGTCACTGTGATAGTGATCAGTGCGATGTTCATTCTTTTTATTGGTGGCACACTTTCCTTTAAGCGTATCGGACAAGAATATTTAGATCATTATTTGGTTGGTATTGTCGACGTTGTAGATAAAGAGATGGAAGATCCTGACGCCGCGTATTCGATGCAGCGTTGGATGCCTAAGATGTTGCAGGCAAGCAATATTGTTGAGATGAAACTCTCGAACCAGACTGGCATCGTTTATCGATTCAAAGATACCTCCCCACAAATTGATCCCAATCGTCTTTATGAAAGAAGCTTCATTCTAGAGCGCAATGAAGGTTATCGAATCGAGTTTAAAGCATTGCCTCCTTATATTGGTTATAGCTACTCAATGGAAGCAATGTGGTCAATTACTTTGGCGGTTGCATTGATCCTTTTCTGTCTGGCTCGTGGTGTTCGTTGGTTGAAGGAACAGTTGATGGGTTCTGAGATCTTGGAAGAGCGAGGAAGAATGATCCTCGCTGGGCAAGTTGAGGCTCATGCAAAGGGAGATGAACTTGAATGGCCATACACGGCAAGTGAAGCCTTGGATGTCTTGATCGAAGAGCTGCAAGATGCTCGTCAAGAAAGAAGCCGCTTCGATACCTTTATCCGTACCCATACCTTCCTAGACAAACTCACAGGCACGGCAAACCGAGTCTTATTCGATAACAAGCTTGAATCGGCTTTGCATGAAAGCGGTGCTCGAGGTGGTGTGTTATTGATACGTATCGACGAATGGGAGCAAGTCCGTGATGCTAATGACAAGCAAATCACTGACGGCTTTATTATCGAAGTTGGCGAAGTATTGTCGAATATTGTTCAACGCTATCCTGATGTTATTTTTTCTCGTTATTACGATGCTGATTTTGCCGTATTTATTCCGCATCAAGGGGCTAAAGATATTGCTACCTTGGCGGCTCAGTGTTTAAGGCAGTTAGACAAGATAACCCCGCCGGAACCTTTAGATTCTGATAATTGGTGCCATATTGGCGTAACCATGTATACCGAAGGTGAGCGTCACAGTCAGATCATGGATGAAACGGAAACGGCATTAAAGAGTGCCCAGCTGGAGCGTATTAATAACTGGAGCCGTTACCCTAAGCAGAATACAAATGAGTTGGATAGAGGCAGTGTTCGTTGGAGAACATTATTGGATAAAGCGCTGCTTCCTGAAAATTTAGTAATCTTTGCTCAGCGATGTTATCTTATGCCGGAATCTGGTCAAGCCAATGAATTACATAGAGAAATATTCACTAGAATTCAGGACCCTGATAAAGGTTTATTGAAATCGTCTCGATTTATGCCTGCGGTAGAGCAAGTGGGTTATCAAGCTCAAATGGACCAATCGGTTCTAAAGGTTTTGTTGAAATCGCTGAAAGAGTCAACTCAGCCTCTCAACTATTCGGTGAATCTGAATGTTACTCCATTTGCGAATAAACAGCATTTTAAGTGGTTTAGAAGTGAGTTATTACAGCTCTCTGCTCAGCATCGCTCTCAGCTTGCGTTTGAGTTTCCTGAAGGGCACTTGATTGCCCACCTTGATTATATGAGACCGGTGGCAAAGATGCTGCGAGGTTTAGGGTGTAAAGTGGTGGTTGGCCAAGCTGGACGAACCATTGTTAGCACTCACTATATAAAGGACTTGAAGGTCAATTACATTAAGCTTCATCGAAGCTTAATAAAGAAAATCGATCAAAGGCATGAGAATCAACTGTTTGTCCGAAGCTTAATTGGGGCATGCGGTGATTCTCCAACTCAAGTTATTGCTGTTGGAGTCGAGACAAAACAAGAAAAGAACACCTTGATAGAGTTAGGCATTAACGGCTATCAAGGGAGATATTTCGACGAAGAACAACAGATTATCCCTTTGCCTAATCAAGCTGAAAAGGTCGCGAAAGCGGAATCTGTTGTGAAAGTTGGACGAAGAAATCGATGGCGTAAGAGTAGTAGTTAA
- a CDS encoding LuxR C-terminal-related transcriptional regulator, with protein sequence MRKSRYARTLHFLCIDPNDTYLHVKEIEKHLSIILYKMTPDDLMLFDRKQSNRILLVDYKEVPRLINLHPNLPVMWKNHEIILFNVPKALPTSELITFGVLKGLFYNSEEKAKIAKGLEEVINGDNWLPRKVASQLLFYYRNIVSTNTTPTNVDLTIRELQVIRCLQSGSSNTQIADDLFISEFTVKSHLYQIFRKLAVKNRVQAIAWANQNLLA encoded by the coding sequence ATGAGAAAATCTCGATACGCTCGCACTTTGCATTTTCTGTGCATCGACCCAAACGACACCTATCTACATGTAAAAGAGATAGAAAAGCACTTATCTATTATTCTCTACAAAATGACACCGGACGATTTGATGTTATTTGATCGAAAGCAGAGCAACCGAATTTTACTGGTTGATTACAAAGAGGTGCCTCGATTAATCAACCTTCATCCAAATCTACCTGTGATGTGGAAAAATCATGAGATCATTTTATTCAATGTCCCCAAAGCTCTTCCCACATCGGAGTTGATTACGTTTGGCGTATTAAAAGGTCTCTTTTACAACTCTGAAGAGAAAGCCAAAATAGCGAAGGGACTTGAAGAGGTCATTAATGGAGACAACTGGCTACCTAGAAAAGTGGCAAGCCAATTACTCTTCTACTATCGAAATATCGTGAGCACCAATACCACCCCTACTAATGTCGACTTAACCATTAGAGAGCTACAAGTGATTCGCTGCCTTCAATCAGGCTCATCAAACACGCAAATAGCCGATGACTTGTTTATTAGCGAATTCACCGTCAAATCTCATCTTTATCAAATATTTCGTAAGTTAGCCGTTAAGAATAGAGTCCAAGCTATTGCATGGGCAAACCAGAACTTGCTTGCATAA
- a CDS encoding single-stranded DNA-binding protein: MASRGVNKVILVGNLGNDPEIRYMPNGGAVANITIATSESWRDKATGEQREKTEWHRVALFGKLAEVAGEYLRKGSQVYIEGQLQTRKWQDQSGQDRYTTEVVVQGFNGVMQMLGGRAQGGAPAQGGMGNNQQQGSWGQPQQPQAQQQYSAPAQQQPKAPQQAPQQAQPQYNEPPMDFDDDIPF; encoded by the coding sequence ATGGCTAGCCGTGGAGTTAACAAAGTTATATTAGTGGGTAACCTAGGTAATGACCCTGAAATTCGTTACATGCCCAATGGCGGTGCAGTAGCGAACATTACCATTGCAACGTCAGAGTCATGGCGTGATAAAGCAACTGGCGAACAGCGTGAAAAAACAGAATGGCACCGTGTTGCTCTGTTTGGCAAGCTGGCGGAAGTTGCTGGTGAGTACCTACGTAAAGGTTCTCAAGTTTACATTGAAGGTCAACTTCAAACGCGTAAATGGCAAGATCAAAGCGGTCAAGATCGCTACACAACAGAAGTCGTTGTTCAAGGCTTCAACGGTGTAATGCAAATGCTTGGTGGTCGTGCTCAAGGCGGTGCTCCTGCTCAAGGTGGTATGGGTAACAACCAACAGCAAGGTAGTTGGGGTCAGCCACAACAGCCACAAGCACAGCAACAATACAGTGCTCCAGCTCAACAGCAGCCGAAAGCACCTCAACAAGCTCCTCAGCAGGCTCAACCTCAATATAATGAGCCGCCAATGGATTTTGATGATGACATCCCATTTTAA